A single genomic interval of Cervus elaphus chromosome 19, mCerEla1.1, whole genome shotgun sequence harbors:
- the MYNN gene encoding myoneurin isoform X2 — MQYSHHCEHLLERLNKQREAGFLCDCTIVIGEFQFKAHRNVLASFSEYFGAIYRSTSENNVFLDQSQVKADGFQKLLEFIYTGTLNLDSWNVKEIHQAADYLKVEEVVTKCKIKMEDFAFIANPSSTEISSITGNIELNQQTCLLTLRDYNSREKSEVSTDLVQANPKQGALAKKSSQTKKKKKAFNSQKTGQNKTVQYPSDILENSSVELFLDANKLSTPVIEQVAQRSNSELELTSVVENTFPAQDIVQTVTVKRKRGKSQPNCALKEHSMSNIASVKNSYELESSGEELDQRYSKAKPMCNTCGKVFSEASSLRRHMRIHKGVKPYVCHLCGKAFTQCNQLKTHVRTHTGEKPYKCELCDKGFAQKCQLVFHSRMHHGEEKPYKCDVCNLQFATSSNLKIHARKHSGEKPYVCDRCGQRFAQASTLTYHVRRHTGEKPYVCDTCGKAFAVSSSLITHSRKHTGERPFICELCGNSYTDIKNLKKHKTKVHSGADKILDSSIEDHPLSEQDSIQKSPLSETLDVKPSDMTLPLTLPLGTEDHHLLLPVTDNQSPTSDTLLRSTVNGYSEPQLIFLQQLY, encoded by the exons ATGCAGTATTCGCACCACTGTGAGCACCTTTTAGAGAGACTGAACAAACAACGGGAAGCAGGTTTTCTTTGTGACTGCACCATAGTGATTGGGGAATTCCAGTTTAAAGCTCACAGGAATGTGCTTGCCTCGTTTAGTGAATATTTTGGTGCAATCTACAGGAGCACTTCTGAGAACAATGTATTTCTTGATCAGAGTCAGGTGAAGGCTGATGGATTTCAGAAACTGTTGGAGTTTATATACACAGGAACTTTGAATCTTGACAG TTGGAATGTTAAAGAAATCCATCAGGCTGCTGACTATCTCAAAGTGGAAGAGGTGGTCactaaatgtaaaataaagatggaagattttgcttttattgctaATCCCTCTTCTACAGAGATATCTAGTATTACTGGAAACATTGAATTGAATCAACAGACTTGTCTCCTGACCCTGCGAGATTATAACAGTCGGGAGAAATCAGAGGTGTCTACAGATTTAGTTCAGGCAAATCCTAAACAAGGAGCTTTAGCAAAGAAGTCATCTCAaactaaaaagaagaagaaggcctTCAATTCCCAGAAAACAGGGCAGAATAAAACAGTGCAATATCCCAGTGACATTTTAGAGAATTCGTCTGTTGAATTATTTCTCGATGCAAATAAGTTGTCCACGCCTGTAATAGAACAAGTTGCACAAAGAAGTAATTCAGAACTTGAGTTGACATCAGTTGTGGAAAATACTTTCCCAGCACAAGATATTGTGCAGACTGTTACAGTGAAACGGAAACGTGGAAAATCACAGCCAAACTGTGCTCTGAAAGAACACTCTATGTCTAATATAGCCAGTGTCAAGAACTCTTATGAACTGGAAAGCTCTGGGGAAGAGCTGGATCAGaggtattccaaggccaaaccaATGTGTAACACATGTGGGAAAGTGTTCTCAGAAGCCAGCAGCTTGAGAAGGCACATGAGAATACATAAAGGAGTCAAACCTTATGTCTGCCACTTGTGTGGAAAGGCATTTACCCAGTGTAACCAGCTGAAAACTCATGTAAGAACTCATACAG GTGAGAAGCCATACAAATGTGAATTGTGTGATAAAGGATTTGCTCAGAAATGCCAGCTAGTCTTCCATAGTCGCATGCATCATGGTGAGGAAAAACcctataaatgtgatgtatgcaATTTACAATTTGCAACTTCTAGCAATCTCAAGATTCATGcaag GAAGCATAGTGGAGAGAAGCCATATGTCTGTGATAGGTGTGGACAGCGATTTGCCCAAGCCAGCACACTGACCTACCATGTTCGAAGGCATACAGGAGAAAAGCCTTATGTGTGTGATACCTGTGGGAAGGCATTTGCTGTCTCTAGTTCTCTTATCACTCATTCTCGGAAACATACAG gAGAAAGACCATTTATCTGCGAATTATGTGGAAATTCTTACAcagatattaaaaatttaaagaagcacAAAACAAAAGTACATTCTG GTGCAGATAAAATTCTAGATTCCAGTATAGAAGATCATCCCTTGAGTGAACAAGACTCCATACAAAAAAGTCCTCTGTCAGAAACTTTGGATGTGAAACCTTCTGATATGACTTTACCACTAACTCTTCCACTTGGGACTGAGGACCACCACCTGCTactgcctgtcacagataaccagtCTCCTACGTCAGATACATTGCTGAGGTCGACCGTGAACGGGTATTCGGAACCACAGTTGATTTTTTTACAACAGCTGTATTGA
- the MYNN gene encoding myoneurin isoform X1: MQYSHHCEHLLERLNKQREAGFLCDCTIVIGEFQFKAHRNVLASFSEYFGAIYRSTSENNVFLDQSQVKADGFQKLLEFIYTGTLNLDSWNVKEIHQAADYLKVEEVVTKCKIKMEDFAFIANPSSTEISSITGNIELNQQTCLLTLRDYNSREKSEVSTDLVQANPKQGALAKKSSQTKKKKKAFNSQKTGQNKTVQYPSDILENSSVELFLDANKLSTPVIEQVAQRSNSELELTSVVENTFPAQDIVQTVTVKRKRGKSQPNCALKEHSMSNIASVKNSYELESSGEELDQRYSKAKPMCNTCGKVFSEASSLRRHMRIHKGVKPYVCHLCGKAFTQCNQLKTHVRTHTGEKPYKCELCDKGFAQKCQLVFHSRMHHGEEKPYKCDVCNLQFATSSNLKIHARKHSGEKPYVCDRCGQRFAQASTLTYHVRRHTGEKPYVCDTCGKAFAVSSSLITHSRKHTGEKPYICGICGKSFISSGELNKHFRSHTGERPFICELCGNSYTDIKNLKKHKTKVHSGADKILDSSIEDHPLSEQDSIQKSPLSETLDVKPSDMTLPLTLPLGTEDHHLLLPVTDNQSPTSDTLLRSTVNGYSEPQLIFLQQLY, encoded by the exons ATGCAGTATTCGCACCACTGTGAGCACCTTTTAGAGAGACTGAACAAACAACGGGAAGCAGGTTTTCTTTGTGACTGCACCATAGTGATTGGGGAATTCCAGTTTAAAGCTCACAGGAATGTGCTTGCCTCGTTTAGTGAATATTTTGGTGCAATCTACAGGAGCACTTCTGAGAACAATGTATTTCTTGATCAGAGTCAGGTGAAGGCTGATGGATTTCAGAAACTGTTGGAGTTTATATACACAGGAACTTTGAATCTTGACAG TTGGAATGTTAAAGAAATCCATCAGGCTGCTGACTATCTCAAAGTGGAAGAGGTGGTCactaaatgtaaaataaagatggaagattttgcttttattgctaATCCCTCTTCTACAGAGATATCTAGTATTACTGGAAACATTGAATTGAATCAACAGACTTGTCTCCTGACCCTGCGAGATTATAACAGTCGGGAGAAATCAGAGGTGTCTACAGATTTAGTTCAGGCAAATCCTAAACAAGGAGCTTTAGCAAAGAAGTCATCTCAaactaaaaagaagaagaaggcctTCAATTCCCAGAAAACAGGGCAGAATAAAACAGTGCAATATCCCAGTGACATTTTAGAGAATTCGTCTGTTGAATTATTTCTCGATGCAAATAAGTTGTCCACGCCTGTAATAGAACAAGTTGCACAAAGAAGTAATTCAGAACTTGAGTTGACATCAGTTGTGGAAAATACTTTCCCAGCACAAGATATTGTGCAGACTGTTACAGTGAAACGGAAACGTGGAAAATCACAGCCAAACTGTGCTCTGAAAGAACACTCTATGTCTAATATAGCCAGTGTCAAGAACTCTTATGAACTGGAAAGCTCTGGGGAAGAGCTGGATCAGaggtattccaaggccaaaccaATGTGTAACACATGTGGGAAAGTGTTCTCAGAAGCCAGCAGCTTGAGAAGGCACATGAGAATACATAAAGGAGTCAAACCTTATGTCTGCCACTTGTGTGGAAAGGCATTTACCCAGTGTAACCAGCTGAAAACTCATGTAAGAACTCATACAG GTGAGAAGCCATACAAATGTGAATTGTGTGATAAAGGATTTGCTCAGAAATGCCAGCTAGTCTTCCATAGTCGCATGCATCATGGTGAGGAAAAACcctataaatgtgatgtatgcaATTTACAATTTGCAACTTCTAGCAATCTCAAGATTCATGcaag GAAGCATAGTGGAGAGAAGCCATATGTCTGTGATAGGTGTGGACAGCGATTTGCCCAAGCCAGCACACTGACCTACCATGTTCGAAGGCATACAGGAGAAAAGCCTTATGTGTGTGATACCTGTGGGAAGGCATTTGCTGTCTCTAGTTCTCTTATCACTCATTCTCGGAAACATACAG GTGAAAAACCATACATATGTGGTATTTGTGGGAAAAGTTTTATTTCCTCAGGAGAGCTCAACAAACACTTTCGATCCCATACAG gAGAAAGACCATTTATCTGCGAATTATGTGGAAATTCTTACAcagatattaaaaatttaaagaagcacAAAACAAAAGTACATTCTG GTGCAGATAAAATTCTAGATTCCAGTATAGAAGATCATCCCTTGAGTGAACAAGACTCCATACAAAAAAGTCCTCTGTCAGAAACTTTGGATGTGAAACCTTCTGATATGACTTTACCACTAACTCTTCCACTTGGGACTGAGGACCACCACCTGCTactgcctgtcacagataaccagtCTCCTACGTCAGATACATTGCTGAGGTCGACCGTGAACGGGTATTCGGAACCACAGTTGATTTTTTTACAACAGCTGTATTGA
- the LRRC34 gene encoding leucine-rich repeat-containing protein 34 isoform X1 — protein MELSQKQAGPASGSPLPAPSRTPTQAWAAADDSVAASTGGLQEYYYDLCMEKSQEIKPFILQILQEVDEEIEKGSVGITLNIAGNSRSLSGERVTGEDFWILCRVLKNNSYINGLDVRYNLLSDVGAYYAAKLLQKQRNLIYLNLMFNDIGPEGGELIAKALHKNRTLKHLRMTGNKIENKGGMFFAAMLQINSSLEKLDLGDCDLGMQSVIAFATVLTQNQTIKGLNLNRPILYGEQEESTVHLSHMLKENQCLIELHMCKHDIKNCGMKQLCDALYLNRSLQYLDVSCNKITQDGMKCLADVLKSNTTLEVIDLSFNRMENAGANYLSDALASHNRTLKALSVVSNNIEGKGLVALSQSMKTNPTLSHIYIWGNKFDEATCVAYSDLIHTGRLKSDNTDVEPFVVDGHVYLAEVSNGLKRHYYWTPGYGEACSPSSNAGFSLAPVGQHL, from the exons ttgcAGCATCTACTGGTGGTCTCCAGGAATATTATTATGATCTATGTATGGAAAAGTCCCAGGAAATTAAACCTTTTATATTGCAAATACTCCAAGAAGtggatgaagaaattgaaaaggG atCGGTAGGAATCACATTAAATATTGCTGGTAACAGTCGCTCACTATCAGGAGAAAGAGTAACAGGTGAAGATTTCTGGATTCTTTGCagagttttaaagaataattCATATATTAATG GTTTGGATGTTAGATACAACCTCCTAAGTGATGTTGGCGCGTACTATGCTGCAAAACTGCTCCAG aaACAACGTAATCTCATTTACTTAAATCTTATGTTTAATGACATTGGGCCTGAAGGTGGAGAACTGATTGCTAAAGCCCTACAT AAGAATAGAACTCTGAAACACCTAAGAATGACTGGAAACAAGATTGAAAATAAGGGTGGAATGTTTTTTGCTGCAATGCTACAAATTAATTCATCCTTAGAGAAATTAGATCTGGGTGACTGTGATCTG GGAATGCAAAGTGTGATAGCATTTGCTACAGTCCTAACTCAAAACCAAACAATTAAGGGATTAAACCTAAACCGACCCATACTGTATGGTGAACAG GAAGAGTCTACAGTTCACCTAAGCCACATGTTGAAAGAAAATCAGTGCCTTATTGAATTACATATGTGTAAACATGATATAAAAAACTGTGGTATGAAACAGTTATGTGATGCACTCTATCTGAACAGGAGCCTACAATACCTTGATGTAAGCTG cAATAAAATAACTCAGGATGGAATGAAGTGTTTGGCCGATGTTCTGAAAAGCAATACTACCCTGGAAGTAATAGATCTTTCTTTTAACAGAATGGAAAATGCAGGAGCAAACTATCTCAGTGACGCTCTTGCTTCACACAACAGGACTCTTAAAGC GTTGTCAGTGGTGAGCAACAACATAGAGGGAAAAGGACTTGTTGCACTTTCACAATCAATGAAAACAAATCCTACACTCTCTCATATCTACATCTGGGGAAACAAATTTGATGAAGCTACATGTGTG GCATATTCAGATTTAATTCACACAGGCCGTCTAAAATCAGACAATACAGATGTGGAGCCGTTTGTGGTGGATGGACACGTGTACCTTGCAGAAGTCTCCAATGGCCTTAAAAGGCATTATTACTGGACACCAGGTTATGGAGAAGCTTGCAGCCCATCATCTAATGCAGGTTTTTCTCTTGCACCAGTAGGTCaacatttatga
- the LRRC34 gene encoding leucine-rich repeat-containing protein 34 isoform X4 — MEKSQEIKPFILQILQEVDEEIEKGSVGITLNIAGNSRSLSGERVTGEDFWILCRVLKNNSYINGLDVRYNLLSDVGAYYAAKLLQKQRNLIYLNLMFNDIGPEGGELIAKALHKNRTLKHLRMTGNKIENKGGMFFAAMLQINSSLEKLDLGDCDLGMQSVIAFATVLTQNQTIKGLNLNRPILYGEQEESTVHLSHMLKENQCLIELHMCKHDIKNCGMKQLCDALYLNRSLQYLDVSCNKITQDGMKCLADVLKSNTTLEVIDLSFNRMENAGANYLSDALASHNRTLKALSVVSNNIEGKGLVALSQSMKTNPTLSHIYIWGNKFDEATCVAYSDLIHTGRLKSDNTDVEPFVVDGHVYLAEVSNGLKRHYYWTPGYGEACSPSSNAGFSLAPVGQHL, encoded by the exons ATGGAAAAGTCCCAGGAAATTAAACCTTTTATATTGCAAATACTCCAAGAAGtggatgaagaaattgaaaaggG atCGGTAGGAATCACATTAAATATTGCTGGTAACAGTCGCTCACTATCAGGAGAAAGAGTAACAGGTGAAGATTTCTGGATTCTTTGCagagttttaaagaataattCATATATTAATG GTTTGGATGTTAGATACAACCTCCTAAGTGATGTTGGCGCGTACTATGCTGCAAAACTGCTCCAG aaACAACGTAATCTCATTTACTTAAATCTTATGTTTAATGACATTGGGCCTGAAGGTGGAGAACTGATTGCTAAAGCCCTACAT AAGAATAGAACTCTGAAACACCTAAGAATGACTGGAAACAAGATTGAAAATAAGGGTGGAATGTTTTTTGCTGCAATGCTACAAATTAATTCATCCTTAGAGAAATTAGATCTGGGTGACTGTGATCTG GGAATGCAAAGTGTGATAGCATTTGCTACAGTCCTAACTCAAAACCAAACAATTAAGGGATTAAACCTAAACCGACCCATACTGTATGGTGAACAG GAAGAGTCTACAGTTCACCTAAGCCACATGTTGAAAGAAAATCAGTGCCTTATTGAATTACATATGTGTAAACATGATATAAAAAACTGTGGTATGAAACAGTTATGTGATGCACTCTATCTGAACAGGAGCCTACAATACCTTGATGTAAGCTG cAATAAAATAACTCAGGATGGAATGAAGTGTTTGGCCGATGTTCTGAAAAGCAATACTACCCTGGAAGTAATAGATCTTTCTTTTAACAGAATGGAAAATGCAGGAGCAAACTATCTCAGTGACGCTCTTGCTTCACACAACAGGACTCTTAAAGC GTTGTCAGTGGTGAGCAACAACATAGAGGGAAAAGGACTTGTTGCACTTTCACAATCAATGAAAACAAATCCTACACTCTCTCATATCTACATCTGGGGAAACAAATTTGATGAAGCTACATGTGTG GCATATTCAGATTTAATTCACACAGGCCGTCTAAAATCAGACAATACAGATGTGGAGCCGTTTGTGGTGGATGGACACGTGTACCTTGCAGAAGTCTCCAATGGCCTTAAAAGGCATTATTACTGGACACCAGGTTATGGAGAAGCTTGCAGCCCATCATCTAATGCAGGTTTTTCTCTTGCACCAGTAGGTCaacatttatga
- the LRRC34 gene encoding leucine-rich repeat-containing protein 34 isoform X3, whose translation MELSQKQAGPASGSPLPAPSRTPTQAWAAADDSVAASTGGLQEYYYDLCMEKSQEIKPFILQILQEVDEEIEKGSVGITLNIAGNSRSLSGERVTGEDFWILCRVLKNNSYINGLDVRYNLLSDVGAYYAAKLLQKNRTLKHLRMTGNKIENKGGMFFAAMLQINSSLEKLDLGDCDLGMQSVIAFATVLTQNQTIKGLNLNRPILYGEQEESTVHLSHMLKENQCLIELHMCKHDIKNCGMKQLCDALYLNRSLQYLDVSCNKITQDGMKCLADVLKSNTTLEVIDLSFNRMENAGANYLSDALASHNRTLKALSVVSNNIEGKGLVALSQSMKTNPTLSHIYIWGNKFDEATCVAYSDLIHTGRLKSDNTDVEPFVVDGHVYLAEVSNGLKRHYYWTPGYGEACSPSSNAGFSLAPVGQHL comes from the exons ttgcAGCATCTACTGGTGGTCTCCAGGAATATTATTATGATCTATGTATGGAAAAGTCCCAGGAAATTAAACCTTTTATATTGCAAATACTCCAAGAAGtggatgaagaaattgaaaaggG atCGGTAGGAATCACATTAAATATTGCTGGTAACAGTCGCTCACTATCAGGAGAAAGAGTAACAGGTGAAGATTTCTGGATTCTTTGCagagttttaaagaataattCATATATTAATG GTTTGGATGTTAGATACAACCTCCTAAGTGATGTTGGCGCGTACTATGCTGCAAAACTGCTCCAG AAGAATAGAACTCTGAAACACCTAAGAATGACTGGAAACAAGATTGAAAATAAGGGTGGAATGTTTTTTGCTGCAATGCTACAAATTAATTCATCCTTAGAGAAATTAGATCTGGGTGACTGTGATCTG GGAATGCAAAGTGTGATAGCATTTGCTACAGTCCTAACTCAAAACCAAACAATTAAGGGATTAAACCTAAACCGACCCATACTGTATGGTGAACAG GAAGAGTCTACAGTTCACCTAAGCCACATGTTGAAAGAAAATCAGTGCCTTATTGAATTACATATGTGTAAACATGATATAAAAAACTGTGGTATGAAACAGTTATGTGATGCACTCTATCTGAACAGGAGCCTACAATACCTTGATGTAAGCTG cAATAAAATAACTCAGGATGGAATGAAGTGTTTGGCCGATGTTCTGAAAAGCAATACTACCCTGGAAGTAATAGATCTTTCTTTTAACAGAATGGAAAATGCAGGAGCAAACTATCTCAGTGACGCTCTTGCTTCACACAACAGGACTCTTAAAGC GTTGTCAGTGGTGAGCAACAACATAGAGGGAAAAGGACTTGTTGCACTTTCACAATCAATGAAAACAAATCCTACACTCTCTCATATCTACATCTGGGGAAACAAATTTGATGAAGCTACATGTGTG GCATATTCAGATTTAATTCACACAGGCCGTCTAAAATCAGACAATACAGATGTGGAGCCGTTTGTGGTGGATGGACACGTGTACCTTGCAGAAGTCTCCAATGGCCTTAAAAGGCATTATTACTGGACACCAGGTTATGGAGAAGCTTGCAGCCCATCATCTAATGCAGGTTTTTCTCTTGCACCAGTAGGTCaacatttatga
- the LRRC34 gene encoding leucine-rich repeat-containing protein 34 isoform X5, producing MELSQKQAGPASGSPLPAPSRTPTQAWAAADDSVAASTGGLQEYYYDLCMEKSQEIKPFILQILQEVDEEIEKGSVGITLNIAGNSRSLSGERVTGEDFWILCRVLKNNSYINGLDVRYNLLSDVGAYYAAKLLQKQRNLIYLNLMFNDIGPEGGELIAKALHKNRTLKHLRMTGNKIENKGGMFFAAMLQINSSLEKLDLGDCDLGMQSVIAFATVLTQNQTIKGLNLNRPILYGEQEESTVHLSHMLKENQCLIELHMCKHDIKNCGMKQLCDALYLNRSLQYLDVSWLSVVSNNIEGKGLVALSQSMKTNPTLSHIYIWGNKFDEATCVAYSDLIHTGRLKSDNTDVEPFVVDGHVYLAEVSNGLKRHYYWTPGYGEACSPSSNAGFSLAPVGQHL from the exons ttgcAGCATCTACTGGTGGTCTCCAGGAATATTATTATGATCTATGTATGGAAAAGTCCCAGGAAATTAAACCTTTTATATTGCAAATACTCCAAGAAGtggatgaagaaattgaaaaggG atCGGTAGGAATCACATTAAATATTGCTGGTAACAGTCGCTCACTATCAGGAGAAAGAGTAACAGGTGAAGATTTCTGGATTCTTTGCagagttttaaagaataattCATATATTAATG GTTTGGATGTTAGATACAACCTCCTAAGTGATGTTGGCGCGTACTATGCTGCAAAACTGCTCCAG aaACAACGTAATCTCATTTACTTAAATCTTATGTTTAATGACATTGGGCCTGAAGGTGGAGAACTGATTGCTAAAGCCCTACAT AAGAATAGAACTCTGAAACACCTAAGAATGACTGGAAACAAGATTGAAAATAAGGGTGGAATGTTTTTTGCTGCAATGCTACAAATTAATTCATCCTTAGAGAAATTAGATCTGGGTGACTGTGATCTG GGAATGCAAAGTGTGATAGCATTTGCTACAGTCCTAACTCAAAACCAAACAATTAAGGGATTAAACCTAAACCGACCCATACTGTATGGTGAACAG GAAGAGTCTACAGTTCACCTAAGCCACATGTTGAAAGAAAATCAGTGCCTTATTGAATTACATATGTGTAAACATGATATAAAAAACTGTGGTATGAAACAGTTATGTGATGCACTCTATCTGAACAGGAGCCTACAATACCTTGATGTAAGCTG GTTGTCAGTGGTGAGCAACAACATAGAGGGAAAAGGACTTGTTGCACTTTCACAATCAATGAAAACAAATCCTACACTCTCTCATATCTACATCTGGGGAAACAAATTTGATGAAGCTACATGTGTG GCATATTCAGATTTAATTCACACAGGCCGTCTAAAATCAGACAATACAGATGTGGAGCCGTTTGTGGTGGATGGACACGTGTACCTTGCAGAAGTCTCCAATGGCCTTAAAAGGCATTATTACTGGACACCAGGTTATGGAGAAGCTTGCAGCCCATCATCTAATGCAGGTTTTTCTCTTGCACCAGTAGGTCaacatttatga
- the LRRC34 gene encoding leucine-rich repeat-containing protein 34 isoform X2, with amino-acid sequence MELSQKQAGPASGSPLPAPSRTPTQAWAAADDSASTGGLQEYYYDLCMEKSQEIKPFILQILQEVDEEIEKGSVGITLNIAGNSRSLSGERVTGEDFWILCRVLKNNSYINGLDVRYNLLSDVGAYYAAKLLQKQRNLIYLNLMFNDIGPEGGELIAKALHKNRTLKHLRMTGNKIENKGGMFFAAMLQINSSLEKLDLGDCDLGMQSVIAFATVLTQNQTIKGLNLNRPILYGEQEESTVHLSHMLKENQCLIELHMCKHDIKNCGMKQLCDALYLNRSLQYLDVSCNKITQDGMKCLADVLKSNTTLEVIDLSFNRMENAGANYLSDALASHNRTLKALSVVSNNIEGKGLVALSQSMKTNPTLSHIYIWGNKFDEATCVAYSDLIHTGRLKSDNTDVEPFVVDGHVYLAEVSNGLKRHYYWTPGYGEACSPSSNAGFSLAPVGQHL; translated from the exons CATCTACTGGTGGTCTCCAGGAATATTATTATGATCTATGTATGGAAAAGTCCCAGGAAATTAAACCTTTTATATTGCAAATACTCCAAGAAGtggatgaagaaattgaaaaggG atCGGTAGGAATCACATTAAATATTGCTGGTAACAGTCGCTCACTATCAGGAGAAAGAGTAACAGGTGAAGATTTCTGGATTCTTTGCagagttttaaagaataattCATATATTAATG GTTTGGATGTTAGATACAACCTCCTAAGTGATGTTGGCGCGTACTATGCTGCAAAACTGCTCCAG aaACAACGTAATCTCATTTACTTAAATCTTATGTTTAATGACATTGGGCCTGAAGGTGGAGAACTGATTGCTAAAGCCCTACAT AAGAATAGAACTCTGAAACACCTAAGAATGACTGGAAACAAGATTGAAAATAAGGGTGGAATGTTTTTTGCTGCAATGCTACAAATTAATTCATCCTTAGAGAAATTAGATCTGGGTGACTGTGATCTG GGAATGCAAAGTGTGATAGCATTTGCTACAGTCCTAACTCAAAACCAAACAATTAAGGGATTAAACCTAAACCGACCCATACTGTATGGTGAACAG GAAGAGTCTACAGTTCACCTAAGCCACATGTTGAAAGAAAATCAGTGCCTTATTGAATTACATATGTGTAAACATGATATAAAAAACTGTGGTATGAAACAGTTATGTGATGCACTCTATCTGAACAGGAGCCTACAATACCTTGATGTAAGCTG cAATAAAATAACTCAGGATGGAATGAAGTGTTTGGCCGATGTTCTGAAAAGCAATACTACCCTGGAAGTAATAGATCTTTCTTTTAACAGAATGGAAAATGCAGGAGCAAACTATCTCAGTGACGCTCTTGCTTCACACAACAGGACTCTTAAAGC GTTGTCAGTGGTGAGCAACAACATAGAGGGAAAAGGACTTGTTGCACTTTCACAATCAATGAAAACAAATCCTACACTCTCTCATATCTACATCTGGGGAAACAAATTTGATGAAGCTACATGTGTG GCATATTCAGATTTAATTCACACAGGCCGTCTAAAATCAGACAATACAGATGTGGAGCCGTTTGTGGTGGATGGACACGTGTACCTTGCAGAAGTCTCCAATGGCCTTAAAAGGCATTATTACTGGACACCAGGTTATGGAGAAGCTTGCAGCCCATCATCTAATGCAGGTTTTTCTCTTGCACCAGTAGGTCaacatttatga